Proteins co-encoded in one Desulfovibrio inopinatus DSM 10711 genomic window:
- a CDS encoding polyprenyl synthetase family protein, whose translation MNNLANFVQKELPSINQFLENLASGLDPTIAPVAHHVLMAGGKRLRPLLTILSAGVAGYHNDDIYPLACSIELLHSATLLHDDILDGASLRRGKKTAHEVFGLTPSILVGDALLALANRLVADYGKPRLTACLSEALLRTATGEIKEIAHIRKTDLSHDDYLDIITGKTAYLIQAACQSGALIADAPADMEEALAEFGLNLGITFQLVDDALDYTSNEEISGKPSGGDLKEGKLTLPFISYLESLPEKQRLQVTQDFETDALDNETIATLVSAVVEGGFADTTRRIAKTYLDKAVSALSRLPDVPERELMRLAMQTMLDREK comes from the coding sequence ATGAACAATCTGGCGAACTTTGTTCAAAAAGAACTTCCTTCCATCAATCAGTTTCTCGAAAACCTTGCCTCCGGACTCGACCCCACCATCGCTCCGGTAGCGCACCATGTCCTCATGGCTGGCGGCAAGCGACTTCGTCCCCTGCTCACCATTTTATCGGCTGGCGTTGCTGGATATCACAATGATGATATCTATCCATTGGCCTGCTCTATTGAACTCTTGCACTCGGCCACGTTGTTGCACGATGACATTCTGGATGGCGCCAGTTTACGACGCGGAAAAAAAACAGCTCACGAAGTTTTCGGACTCACGCCTTCCATACTGGTTGGCGATGCCTTACTCGCATTGGCAAATCGACTTGTCGCAGACTATGGGAAGCCACGTCTGACAGCATGTTTATCCGAAGCATTGTTGCGCACCGCGACAGGGGAAATTAAAGAAATCGCTCATATTCGCAAAACGGATTTATCGCACGATGATTATCTCGACATCATCACCGGTAAAACAGCGTATCTCATTCAGGCGGCGTGTCAGAGTGGAGCCCTCATTGCAGACGCACCAGCCGACATGGAAGAAGCGTTGGCTGAATTTGGCCTCAACCTTGGCATTACCTTTCAATTGGTCGACGACGCGTTAGACTATACATCAAATGAAGAAATTTCCGGTAAACCCAGTGGCGGCGACCTGAAAGAAGGTAAATTGACACTCCCGTTTATTTCCTACCTCGAAAGTCTCCCCGAAAAACAACGCCTGCAAGTGACACAAGACTTCGAAACCGATGCATTGGATAACGAGACTATCGCTACCCTCGTTTCGGCCGTGGTGGAAGGTGGCTTTGCGGACACGACACGTCGTATCGCCAAAACCTATCTCGATAAAGCAGTGAGTGCGCTCTCTCGCCTGCCTGATGTTCCCGAACGTGAACTTATGCGCCTGGCCATGCAAACGATGCTTGATCGGGAGAAATAA
- a CDS encoding 1,4-dihydroxy-6-naphthoate synthase, with protein MTLLRVAISPCPNDTFIFGPWILGLVGKQAPRAEFVFADVEELNSQALSGEFDVIKVSAATALRLGDNATILPSGGAFGFGNGPKLVRAPQGPDIPSTIAVPGLNTTAVAVLKAALAKNNQFPEFIFVRYDKIVDAVLSGQVDAGLLIHETALVFARHNLQLVLDLGHYWTETAGDTPFPLGVIVASRSLGDRLCARIGRTIAESLTASRQNPNAVFPLIQAFAQETDRETIAAHLGAYVNDLSLLMGSAGKKALSILRQLTDESLPPFVPPCLGSQKAGTTAQ; from the coding sequence ATGACACTTTTGCGCGTTGCCATATCTCCTTGTCCCAACGACACATTTATTTTTGGTCCGTGGATTCTTGGGCTCGTCGGAAAGCAGGCTCCCCGAGCGGAATTTGTTTTCGCCGATGTCGAAGAACTCAATTCTCAGGCTCTCTCCGGAGAGTTTGACGTCATCAAAGTCTCGGCGGCAACCGCGCTTCGTCTTGGCGATAATGCGACCATTCTTCCTTCAGGGGGAGCGTTCGGGTTTGGCAATGGTCCCAAACTCGTCCGCGCTCCACAAGGCCCGGACATCCCGTCCACCATTGCCGTTCCGGGGTTGAACACAACAGCTGTTGCGGTCCTGAAAGCTGCTTTAGCCAAGAACAACCAGTTCCCGGAATTTATTTTCGTACGATACGACAAGATCGTAGACGCGGTGCTTTCAGGACAGGTGGATGCTGGTCTTTTGATTCATGAAACCGCACTTGTTTTTGCCCGGCACAATCTCCAACTTGTCCTTGACCTTGGTCATTACTGGACGGAAACAGCCGGCGACACTCCGTTTCCTCTTGGCGTCATTGTTGCTTCCCGCAGCTTGGGAGACCGGCTGTGCGCGCGCATCGGACGCACCATTGCCGAAAGTCTGACGGCATCGCGTCAGAATCCGAATGCGGTTTTCCCGCTCATTCAGGCCTTTGCCCAGGAAACAGACCGCGAAACCATTGCCGCTCATCTTGGCGCTTACGTCAACGACCTGTCCCTCTTGATGGGATCGGCCGGAAAGAAAGCGCTCTCCATACTGCGACAGTTGACGGACGAATCGCTCCCACCTTTCGTCCCTCCTTGCCTTGGGTCTCAAAAAGCGGGTACGACAGCACAATGA
- the mqnB gene encoding futalosine hydrolase yields MNIAFVTATAKEMDSVIAAMDRNVTIPDRGSQTLDMESGRLYLVVTGIGPVNAGMETGKFLALHPDVDVVFNIGIAGSFDLDEAALGDVVCVSEEIYPEFGLATSAGVTTEHFSFNQYDDTSVHIGQTIALQPEQNAAQLEFSLPQSWHRGSSVTVAGVSADPERAQQIETMHHPLVENMEGFAVALACCVQKTTFFEVRTISNRVGSRKKSDWRIKDALAGLSRVGQTLFNAFFGK; encoded by the coding sequence ATGAATATAGCTTTTGTCACTGCTACCGCCAAAGAAATGGACAGCGTCATTGCGGCAATGGATCGCAATGTGACGATTCCCGATCGAGGGAGCCAAACGCTGGATATGGAATCGGGCCGTTTGTATCTTGTTGTGACAGGTATCGGTCCGGTCAATGCCGGAATGGAAACCGGAAAATTCCTGGCACTGCATCCTGATGTCGATGTGGTGTTCAATATTGGCATTGCCGGAAGTTTTGATTTGGATGAAGCCGCATTGGGTGACGTCGTCTGTGTATCCGAGGAAATATATCCTGAATTCGGCTTGGCAACATCAGCCGGGGTTACAACGGAGCATTTCAGCTTCAATCAGTACGACGATACATCCGTTCATATTGGTCAAACTATAGCATTGCAGCCTGAGCAAAACGCTGCACAACTGGAATTTTCATTGCCACAATCATGGCATCGAGGTTCCAGTGTCACCGTTGCCGGTGTCAGTGCCGATCCGGAACGCGCTCAACAGATTGAAACCATGCATCATCCGCTTGTGGAAAATATGGAGGGGTTTGCGGTAGCATTAGCCTGCTGTGTGCAGAAAACCACTTTTTTTGAAGTCCGCACCATCTCCAATCGCGTCGGTTCCCGAAAAAAATCCGACTGGCGTATTAAAGATGCGCTGGCGGGTTTATCGCGTGTCGGCCAAACCCTTTTCAACGCCTTTTTTGGGAAATAG